From the genome of Halorussus caseinilyticus, one region includes:
- a CDS encoding methionine adenosyltransferase, giving the protein MTDRNIQVEPIDRPAVEDQEIEIVERKGLGHPDSICDGIAESVSQALANAYLDRVGKVLHYNTDETQLVAGRSDPEFGGGEMLEPIYLLIVGRATKEYDGETIPTETIALEAARDYLGENFPELEFGTDIVVDVKLGEGSGDLKEVFGEDGVTVPMANDTSFGVGHAPLTETEQIVLNAEHRLNGEFADDHPALGQDVKIMGKREGDDIDITVAAAMIDRYVEDRADYDDKVEAVREFVREVAHEYTDRDVSVYVNTADGDGEGEENIYLTTTGTSAEMGDDGSVGRGNRSNGLITPNRSMSMEATSGKNPVNHIGKIYNLLGTEIAESVVAEVEGIRDLRIRLLSQIGRPIDQPHVADAEIVTEDGVTIADIEDDVTDIIDSELADVTSITQRVIDGELSTF; this is encoded by the coding sequence ATGACTGACCGGAACATTCAGGTCGAACCCATCGACCGTCCCGCAGTAGAAGACCAAGAGATAGAAATCGTCGAGCGAAAGGGTCTCGGACACCCCGACTCCATCTGCGACGGCATCGCCGAGAGCGTCTCGCAGGCGCTGGCGAACGCCTACCTCGACCGGGTGGGGAAGGTCCTCCACTACAACACCGACGAGACCCAACTCGTCGCCGGACGGTCGGACCCCGAGTTCGGCGGCGGCGAGATGCTCGAACCCATCTACCTCCTCATCGTCGGGCGCGCGACCAAGGAGTACGACGGCGAGACCATCCCCACCGAGACCATCGCGCTCGAAGCGGCCCGCGACTACCTCGGCGAGAACTTCCCCGAACTGGAGTTCGGCACCGACATCGTGGTGGACGTGAAGTTGGGCGAGGGCAGCGGCGACCTCAAGGAGGTCTTCGGCGAGGACGGCGTGACCGTCCCGATGGCAAACGACACGAGTTTCGGCGTCGGCCACGCGCCCCTGACCGAGACCGAACAAATCGTGCTGAACGCCGAGCACCGTCTCAACGGCGAGTTCGCCGACGACCACCCTGCGCTCGGACAGGACGTGAAAATCATGGGCAAGCGCGAGGGCGACGACATCGACATCACCGTCGCCGCCGCCATGATAGACCGATACGTGGAGGACCGCGCCGACTACGACGACAAGGTGGAGGCCGTCCGGGAGTTCGTCCGCGAGGTGGCCCACGAGTACACCGACCGCGACGTGAGCGTCTACGTCAACACCGCCGACGGCGACGGCGAGGGCGAGGAGAACATCTATCTGACGACCACCGGCACCAGCGCCGAGATGGGCGACGACGGATCGGTCGGCCGGGGCAACCGCTCGAACGGTCTCATCACGCCCAACCGCTCGATGTCGATGGAAGCCACTTCCGGCAAGAACCCCGTCAACCACATCGGGAAGATTTACAACCTGCTCGGGACCGAAATCGCCGAGTCGGTCGTCGCCGAAGTCGAGGGCATCCGGGACCTCCGGATTCGCCTGCTCAGCCAAATCGGTCGGCCAATCGACCAACCGCACGTCGCCGACGCCGAAATCGTCACCGAGGACGGCGTGACCATCGCGGACATCGAGGACGACGTGACCGACATCATCGACAGCGAACTCGCCGACGTGACCTCCATCACTCAGCGCGTCATCGACGGCGAACTCTCGACGTTCTGA
- a CDS encoding 2Fe-2S iron-sulfur cluster-binding protein: MVLTADADETVLAAARREGAGLPFGCRTGACATCTGRVLDGDLEHVRPPRGLKARHLEDGYALLCIAEPRSDCRIEVGAAVANDLVSNPWK; this comes from the coding sequence GTGGTCCTGACCGCCGACGCCGACGAGACGGTGCTGGCCGCGGCCCGACGCGAAGGCGCGGGTCTCCCGTTCGGGTGTCGGACCGGCGCGTGCGCGACCTGCACCGGGCGCGTCCTCGACGGCGACCTCGAACACGTCCGCCCGCCGCGCGGTCTCAAGGCGCGCCACCTCGAAGACGGGTACGCCCTGCTCTGTATCGCCGAACCGCGGTCGGACTGCCGCATCGAAGTCGGCGCGGCGGTGGCGAACGACTTGGTGTCGAACCCGTGGAAGTGA
- a CDS encoding twin-arginine translocation signal domain-containing protein, protein MVDSSSHGPDDSNRDGGVSRRKFVRAVGASGVAAGIAGCTGSDQPQDRESNTANDGGATVGNVENQGQKTTLQWATDPDFKGETWNQELQPILYENGLSKDIEVKILSGPSVTDNRRAQYQQWLSAGRSKPDILYVDSGWTIPFIVRNQLLNLSKSGAFPQERMQELENQYFEASVSTAKGPNGDLYAVPLFPDFPTMQYNKQYLKNAGYGQSDFDTWAQNSMTWQKFSQVTKEAMNNNEVQYGFTFQGNAYEGLSCCDFNEFMSSWGGAYFGNPAENLFGPVGNRPITVDEPQVVNAIKMVRTFIHGSNANNTLNNYQGQIAPAAVMQWTEEPSRKPFTNKDAVMHRNWPYAINISGAEDALGQNLGVMPIPYAKTEQEAKYPMTGGPVAALGGWHNAVNPNSNNTEAAVEVLKAMMGDEFKYKLFEVLGFLPPEPKLLDSDRARQVPVMGRYVDQLRVAGENAIPRPVTAVWPSQSSKISQQVNGAFGQGGRPQQAMTQLKAQLEAIESSA, encoded by the coding sequence ATGGTTGACAGTAGTTCACATGGACCCGACGACAGTAACCGAGACGGGGGAGTCTCGCGTCGAAAGTTCGTTCGGGCAGTGGGTGCATCGGGTGTCGCGGCGGGCATCGCTGGTTGCACCGGTAGCGACCAGCCACAAGACAGAGAGAGCAACACGGCAAACGACGGTGGAGCCACGGTCGGCAACGTCGAGAATCAGGGTCAGAAGACGACGCTCCAGTGGGCCACCGACCCCGATTTTAAAGGAGAGACGTGGAATCAGGAGCTACAGCCGATTTTGTACGAAAACGGTCTCTCGAAGGACATCGAGGTGAAAATTCTCTCGGGACCATCGGTGACCGACAACCGCCGAGCGCAGTACCAGCAGTGGTTGTCGGCGGGCCGGTCCAAGCCCGACATTCTGTACGTGGACAGCGGATGGACGATTCCGTTCATCGTCCGGAATCAGCTTCTCAACCTGAGCAAGTCCGGGGCCTTCCCGCAAGAGCGCATGCAGGAACTCGAAAACCAGTACTTCGAGGCCAGCGTCTCCACTGCGAAGGGACCGAACGGCGACCTGTACGCCGTTCCGCTGTTCCCCGACTTCCCGACGATGCAGTACAACAAGCAGTACCTGAAGAACGCCGGGTACGGGCAGTCGGACTTCGACACGTGGGCGCAGAACTCGATGACGTGGCAGAAGTTCTCGCAGGTGACCAAGGAAGCGATGAACAACAACGAGGTTCAGTACGGCTTCACCTTCCAAGGCAACGCCTACGAGGGACTGTCGTGCTGTGACTTCAACGAGTTCATGTCGAGTTGGGGCGGCGCGTACTTCGGCAACCCCGCGGAGAACCTGTTCGGTCCGGTGGGCAATCGACCCATCACCGTGGACGAACCGCAGGTGGTCAACGCCATCAAGATGGTTCGGACGTTCATCCACGGGTCGAACGCCAACAACACACTGAACAACTATCAGGGCCAGATTGCTCCGGCCGCAGTGATGCAGTGGACCGAGGAACCCTCGCGTAAGCCGTTCACCAACAAGGACGCGGTTATGCACCGCAACTGGCCCTACGCCATTAACATCAGCGGCGCGGAAGACGCCCTCGGCCAGAACCTCGGCGTGATGCCGATTCCCTACGCCAAGACCGAACAGGAAGCCAAGTACCCGATGACCGGAGGACCGGTCGCGGCGCTGGGTGGGTGGCACAACGCGGTCAATCCCAACTCCAACAACACGGAGGCGGCAGTCGAGGTGCTGAAGGCGATGATGGGCGACGAGTTCAAGTACAAACTCTTCGAGGTCCTCGGGTTCCTCCCGCCGGAGCCGAAACTGCTCGACTCCGACCGCGCGAGGCAGGTGCCGGTCATGGGCCGGTACGTGGACCAACTGCGGGTCGCTGGCGAGAACGCCATCCCGCGGCCAGTTACCGCGGTGTGGCCCTCTCAGTCGTCGAAGATTTCCCAGCAGGTCAACGGGGCGTTTGGTCAGGGCGGTAGGCCCCAGCAGGCGATGACCCAACTCAAGGCCCAACTCGAAGCCATCGAATCGAGCGCGTAA
- a CDS encoding Gfo/Idh/MocA family protein, translating to MSRTNEPVRVGFVGLGNIGHYHADRLSDLERVDIVGGVDINPDARARFAEKYGVESFESHEDLYSAEVDAVIVTTPNKFHEEYAVSALRSGLDVLLEKPLAHSLESAERIAEAARNADGFCMVGFHNRFRNPVEVVKSYQEEGRFGRTRHVEANFIRRRGIPGRGSWFTNRDIAGGGALIDIGVHAIDLALHFHDFPTVREVSGTIRSQFGSRDDYAYLEMWGEDAQTGEFSVDDSVSAFVRCEGGKTFSLEVAWAANRSPNEEFIVRGTEAGANFDKADDSLTIYESGRQGTDHFSDSEIQTRHEDPHKAEQRIFFEAVRDGVAPTRNTVDQALEVQRVIDAIYRSHEQQRAIQLE from the coding sequence ATGTCTAGAACGAACGAGCCGGTTCGAGTCGGGTTCGTCGGTCTGGGGAACATCGGACACTATCACGCCGACCGTCTCTCTGACCTCGAACGGGTGGACATCGTGGGCGGAGTGGACATCAACCCCGACGCTCGCGCTCGATTCGCCGAGAAGTACGGGGTGGAGTCGTTCGAGAGCCACGAGGACCTCTACAGCGCGGAGGTGGACGCAGTTATCGTCACGACGCCCAACAAGTTCCACGAGGAGTACGCGGTGTCGGCGCTCCGGAGCGGACTCGACGTACTCCTCGAAAAACCGCTGGCCCACTCGCTCGAAAGCGCCGAGCGCATCGCGGAGGCGGCCCGCAACGCCGACGGATTCTGCATGGTCGGGTTCCACAACCGCTTCCGGAACCCGGTCGAAGTCGTGAAGTCCTATCAGGAGGAAGGCCGGTTCGGACGGACCCGCCACGTCGAAGCCAACTTCATCCGCCGCCGCGGGATTCCCGGCCGCGGGTCGTGGTTCACCAACCGCGACATCGCGGGCGGCGGCGCGCTCATCGACATCGGCGTCCACGCAATCGACCTCGCGCTTCACTTCCACGACTTCCCGACGGTCCGAGAGGTCAGCGGCACCATCCGGTCGCAGTTCGGGTCCCGCGACGACTACGCCTACCTCGAAATGTGGGGCGAAGACGCCCAGACCGGCGAGTTCTCGGTGGACGACTCCGTGAGCGCGTTCGTGCGGTGCGAGGGCGGCAAGACGTTCTCGCTGGAGGTGGCGTGGGCCGCGAATCGCTCGCCCAACGAGGAGTTCATCGTCCGCGGGACGGAAGCGGGCGCGAACTTTGACAAGGCCGACGACTCGCTGACCATCTACGAGTCGGGCCGACAGGGGACCGACCACTTCTCGGACTCCGAGATACAGACCCGCCACGAGGACCCCCACAAGGCCGAACAGCGCATCTTCTTCGAGGCGGTCCGCGACGGCGTGGCCCCGACCCGCAACACCGTGGACCAAGCGCTAGAGGTCCAGCGCGTCATCGACGCCATCTACCGGTCCCACGAACAACAGCGCGCGATTCAACTCGAGTAG
- a CDS encoding proteasome assembly chaperone family protein gives MSGEPRSAGASFEITAENPQETVVAGFSQFGLAGLTAVDYLVDRLEFEQVGHITADQLPAITPFENGRPRHHTRVFSHEEAGLSVLVGELFVPAWAAQQFSEAVLEWTETGGIDEIAVLHGVTILHAPEEHQVFYVATDDYRDHRLADAEIPAMGKGFLDGMNAELVARGMESDLRTAVLVTPVHAQAPDVEAAIRLLDAVQSIYDLEIDTGPLEEFATEVQGYYEDLAERLSERAETEGPEGRMYM, from the coding sequence ATGAGTGGGGAACCGCGTTCGGCAGGGGCTTCGTTCGAAATCACGGCCGAGAACCCGCAGGAGACGGTCGTCGCGGGGTTCTCGCAGTTCGGACTCGCCGGACTGACGGCGGTGGACTACCTCGTTGACCGCCTCGAATTCGAGCAGGTCGGCCACATCACCGCCGACCAACTCCCGGCGATTACGCCGTTCGAGAACGGCCGGCCACGACACCACACGCGGGTCTTCTCCCACGAGGAGGCCGGGTTGTCGGTTCTCGTCGGCGAGTTGTTCGTCCCGGCGTGGGCAGCCCAACAGTTCAGCGAGGCGGTGCTGGAGTGGACCGAGACCGGCGGAATCGACGAGATTGCGGTCCTCCACGGCGTCACGATTCTCCACGCGCCCGAGGAGCATCAGGTGTTCTACGTCGCCACCGACGACTACCGGGACCACCGCCTCGCCGACGCCGAGATTCCCGCGATGGGGAAAGGGTTCCTCGACGGGATGAACGCCGAGTTGGTGGCCCGCGGGATGGAGTCGGACCTCCGGACCGCGGTGTTGGTCACGCCGGTCCACGCCCAAGCGCCCGACGTGGAAGCGGCGATTCGACTGCTCGACGCGGTGCAGTCCATCTACGACCTCGAAATCGACACGGGACCGCTGGAGGAGTTCGCTACCGAGGTGCAGGGCTACTACGAGGACCTCGCCGAGCGACTCTCGGAGCGTGCGGAGACCGAGGGACCGGAAGGCCGGATGTACATGTAG
- a CDS encoding carbohydrate ABC transporter permease — MATETDSNEGAFSRWADSAIQNPQKVYRAMFYVAMIFFLFTTLFPFYWLVVLALTPNEAITSFGFPPVPNGFNPGAFVEVFTTVPFHLYMFNSFVLGIATTAVVLVLASLAGYVFGRLDFPGKGPLMLLILAVSYFPPAAFIIPLFRLFTGNVSVLGVSSPSLFNTPFAMMLPFSALFMPLSIFILSTFYGQIPDGLEDAARIEGTTRLGALFRVIMPLSAPGVATAGVLTFISVYNEFFFSFLMTSGEAQNWAPIVWGILSYQGQYTQLYNLMAAASIVGVLPVAILVVVAQEKIVSGLTAGALKE; from the coding sequence ATGGCTACGGAAACAGATTCCAACGAAGGCGCGTTCTCGCGGTGGGCAGACTCGGCGATACAGAACCCCCAGAAGGTGTATCGGGCGATGTTCTACGTCGCCATGATATTCTTCCTGTTCACGACGCTGTTCCCGTTCTACTGGCTGGTCGTGCTGGCGCTGACGCCCAACGAGGCCATCACGAGTTTCGGCTTCCCGCCGGTTCCCAACGGCTTCAACCCCGGCGCGTTCGTGGAGGTGTTCACGACGGTTCCGTTCCACCTCTACATGTTCAACAGCTTCGTCCTCGGCATCGCCACGACAGCAGTCGTGTTGGTGCTGGCGAGTCTCGCGGGCTACGTGTTCGGCCGACTCGACTTTCCGGGGAAGGGTCCGCTGATGTTGCTCATCCTCGCGGTGTCGTACTTCCCGCCAGCGGCGTTCATCATCCCGCTGTTCCGGTTGTTCACCGGGAACGTCTCGGTGTTGGGCGTGTCGAGTCCCAGCCTGTTCAACACGCCGTTCGCGATGATGCTCCCGTTCAGCGCGCTGTTCATGCCCCTGTCCATCTTCATCCTCTCGACGTTCTACGGCCAGATTCCGGACGGGCTGGAGGACGCCGCGCGCATCGAGGGGACGACGCGACTCGGCGCGCTGTTCCGGGTCATCATGCCCCTGTCCGCGCCGGGCGTGGCGACGGCGGGCGTGCTGACGTTCATCTCGGTGTACAACGAGTTCTTCTTCTCGTTCCTGATGACATCGGGCGAGGCGCAGAACTGGGCACCGATAGTGTGGGGCATCCTGAGCTATCAGGGACAGTACACGCAGTTGTACAATCTCATGGCCGCCGCGAGCATCGTCGGAGTCCTGCCCGTCGCCATCCTCGTGGTCGTCGCACAGGAGAAGATTGTCAGCGGACTCACCGCAGGAGCGCTCAAGGAGTGA
- a CDS encoding aldo/keto reductase: MAEMEYTNLGDTGLEVSRFCLGCMNFGSDREWMIADEDESHEIIDRAIDLGINFLDTANVYSHGESERIVGNAIEEYDREELVVATKVYGSMGEGPNKQGLSRKHVLDQVEGSLERLGTDYIDLYQIHRWDETTPVEETLHALDHLVETGKVRYIGASTMAAWQFTKALYESDVNDYARFTCMQPQYNLADRQEEENVLPVCAEEGVGVIPWSPLGGGFLTGKYDRGSEPDAGRAATDEHTYERFTDENWAVLDAAREIADEKGVTPAQVSLAWLLHKEVVDAPIVGPRSVDHLEENVAALDVSLSDDERDRLEGPKDPVWSRKIADL, translated from the coding sequence ATGGCCGAAATGGAGTACACGAACCTCGGCGACACCGGACTCGAAGTCTCGCGGTTCTGCCTCGGGTGCATGAACTTCGGGAGCGACCGCGAGTGGATGATAGCCGACGAGGACGAGAGCCACGAAATCATCGACCGGGCAATCGACCTCGGAATCAACTTCCTCGACACCGCGAACGTCTACTCTCACGGAGAGAGCGAGCGAATCGTCGGAAACGCCATCGAAGAGTACGACCGCGAGGAGTTGGTCGTCGCCACGAAAGTGTACGGGTCGATGGGCGAGGGACCGAACAAGCAAGGTCTCTCGCGCAAGCACGTCCTCGACCAAGTGGAGGGAAGCCTCGAACGCCTCGGCACCGACTACATCGACCTCTATCAGATTCACCGGTGGGACGAGACCACCCCGGTCGAAGAGACCCTCCACGCGCTGGACCACCTCGTGGAGACCGGCAAAGTCCGGTACATCGGCGCGTCCACGATGGCGGCGTGGCAGTTCACGAAGGCGCTCTACGAGAGCGACGTGAACGATTACGCCCGGTTCACCTGTATGCAACCCCAGTACAACCTCGCGGACCGCCAAGAGGAGGAGAACGTCCTGCCGGTGTGCGCCGAGGAGGGTGTCGGCGTCATCCCGTGGAGTCCCCTCGGCGGCGGGTTCCTGACTGGCAAGTACGACCGCGGTTCCGAACCCGACGCGGGCCGGGCCGCGACCGACGAACACACCTACGAGCGATTCACCGACGAGAACTGGGCCGTACTCGACGCGGCGCGGGAAATCGCCGACGAGAAGGGCGTCACGCCCGCGCAGGTCAGTCTCGCGTGGCTTCTCCACAAGGAAGTCGTGGACGCACCCATCGTCGGTCCGCGGAGCGTAGACCACCTCGAAGAGAACGTCGCGGCGCTCGACGTATCCCTGTCGGACGACGAACGAGACCGGCTCGAAGGGCCGAAAGACCCGGTATGGTCGCGGAAGATAGCCGACTTGTAA
- a CDS encoding ABC transporter ATP-binding protein — MGKVILDGVTKRYADVTAVDDMNLEIEDGEFVTLVGPSGCGKSTTLETIAGLTIPSEGTITIAERDVTNLPPKDRGIAMVFQNIALFPHMDVYDNISFGLRLRDYPKEEIDRRVERASDIVQLEGMLERMPDEMSGGQRQRVAIARAIVREPEVFLMDEPLANLDAKLRVHMRTELQRLHKELDTTIIYVTHDQAEAMTMSDRIAIIDGGELQQIAPPLTCYNEPANLFVAGFIGSPSMNFVEGEVTSGGLSTPDFDVAFDPGQLSGVAQGDHLTLGVRPEDVYLREASEGVANPTQPIPAQTDVLEPMGDEIFVYLLTGNASEPQIETDPEAEAPQNQLLMSVDPSSDIEADQDVEVVLDRERVHLFDTETGDAISHSLEFAAAEPSATETEAEGDD, encoded by the coding sequence ATGGGTAAAGTTATCTTGGACGGCGTTACCAAACGCTACGCGGACGTAACGGCAGTAGACGACATGAACCTCGAAATCGAGGACGGCGAGTTCGTCACGCTCGTCGGCCCGTCGGGGTGTGGCAAGTCCACGACGCTGGAGACCATCGCCGGACTGACTATCCCCAGCGAGGGGACCATCACTATCGCGGAACGGGACGTGACGAACCTCCCGCCGAAGGACCGCGGGATAGCGATGGTGTTCCAGAACATCGCGCTGTTCCCCCACATGGACGTGTACGACAACATCAGCTTCGGCCTGCGGTTGCGCGACTACCCGAAGGAGGAAATCGACCGGCGGGTCGAACGCGCGTCGGACATCGTGCAGTTGGAGGGAATGTTGGAACGGATGCCCGACGAGATGTCGGGCGGCCAGCGCCAGCGCGTGGCGATTGCGCGGGCCATCGTCCGGGAACCCGAGGTGTTCCTGATGGACGAACCGCTGGCGAACTTGGACGCGAAACTCCGGGTCCACATGCGGACGGAACTCCAGCGACTCCACAAGGAGTTGGACACTACCATCATCTACGTCACCCACGACCAAGCCGAGGCGATGACCATGTCCGACCGCATCGCCATCATCGACGGCGGCGAACTCCAGCAAATCGCGCCGCCACTGACCTGCTACAACGAACCCGCCAACCTCTTCGTCGCGGGATTCATCGGGTCGCCGAGCATGAACTTCGTGGAGGGAGAAGTCACGTCCGGCGGTCTCTCGACGCCGGACTTCGACGTGGCGTTCGACCCCGGCCAACTCTCGGGGGTCGCGCAGGGCGACCACCTGACGCTCGGGGTCCGACCCGAAGACGTGTACCTCCGCGAGGCCAGCGAGGGAGTCGCCAATCCGACTCAACCCATCCCCGCTCAGACCGACGTGCTGGAACCGATGGGCGACGAGATATTCGTCTACCTCCTCACGGGGAACGCCTCCGAACCGCAGATAGAGACCGACCCGGAGGCCGAGGCACCGCAGAACCAACTCCTGATGAGCGTAGACCCCTCCTCGGACATCGAAGCCGACCAAGACGTGGAGGTGGTCTTAGACCGCGAGCGCGTCCACCTCTTCGACACCGAGACGGGCGACGCCATCAGTCACAGCCTCGAATTCGCGGCGGCCGAACCGAGCGCCACCGAGACCGAAGCGGAGGGCGACGACTGA
- the trmB gene encoding HTH-type sugar sensing transcriptional regulator TrmB produces MTSDDLRVTIEQVGDRFDLGEYEIDAYLTVLEHGDLTASQIADRTDIPQPRVYDTVRSLSDRGLVELRESRPMKVIAVDPEEAFSGVQSSLMEMVSELEARYTAPARDTEAVSLVKSRSTILRYLEDVIAAAEFEVALSLTPDLLERFEDDLSDAIDSGVSVELLVTPASEAPDPDEFDYLDVATTARARRGITTPVIAVADGEYSIYATQDALRDDEDRYGVIFNRSALGFLVSGFFGTVLWTTAERTLAADGEDRPFPRRYASIRRCVKELQELDGDFYANIEGRDIETGETRIVEGEVVGFSFEAGERVAGMKVQTDSGVVTVGGQVAALEDVEAHEIRIGRNSPPAR; encoded by the coding sequence ATGACCTCCGACGACCTGCGTGTGACGATAGAGCAAGTCGGCGACCGATTCGACCTCGGCGAGTACGAAATCGACGCCTATCTCACCGTTCTCGAACACGGCGACTTGACCGCGAGCCAAATCGCCGACCGGACGGACATCCCCCAACCCCGCGTCTACGACACGGTTCGGAGCCTCAGCGACCGCGGACTCGTGGAACTGCGCGAATCCCGGCCGATGAAAGTCATCGCGGTGGACCCCGAAGAGGCGTTCTCGGGCGTCCAGTCGTCGCTGATGGAGATGGTCTCGGAACTGGAAGCGCGCTACACTGCGCCCGCCCGCGACACCGAGGCCGTCTCGCTGGTCAAGTCGCGCTCGACCATCCTCCGCTACCTCGAAGACGTGATTGCCGCCGCCGAGTTCGAAGTCGCGCTCTCGCTGACCCCCGACCTGCTGGAGCGGTTCGAAGACGACCTCAGCGACGCCATCGACTCGGGCGTCAGCGTCGAGTTGTTGGTCACGCCCGCCTCGGAAGCGCCCGACCCCGACGAGTTCGACTACCTCGACGTTGCGACGACTGCCCGCGCCCGCCGGGGCATCACCACGCCGGTCATCGCCGTCGCCGACGGCGAGTACTCCATCTACGCCACCCAAGACGCCCTGCGCGACGACGAGGACCGCTACGGAGTCATCTTCAACCGGTCGGCGCTCGGCTTCCTCGTCTCCGGATTCTTCGGCACCGTCCTCTGGACCACCGCCGAGCGAACCCTCGCGGCCGACGGCGAGGACCGCCCGTTCCCCCGCCGCTACGCCTCCATCCGGCGGTGCGTGAAAGAGTTGCAGGAACTCGACGGCGACTTCTACGCCAACATCGAGGGCCGGGACATCGAGACCGGTGAGACCCGCATCGTGGAGGGCGAAGTCGTCGGCTTCTCGTTCGAGGCGGGCGAGCGAGTCGCCGGGATGAAGGTTCAGACCGACAGCGGCGTGGTCACGGTCGGCGGTCAGGTCGCGGCGCTAGAAGACGTGGAGGCCCACGAGATTCGAATCGGTCGGAACAGTCCGCCCGCGCGGTGA
- a CDS encoding carbohydrate ABC transporter permease: MATSEEGIRDSERSGPYVAAVRWMENLSDTQFAYLLLTPVLLLLGLIAFWPLLSTFRMSLFADNLVGSEALGEFVGLENYVALLTGERDALLVRPFFDPATPFQSALTVTLIFTLVSVFFETLVGFAQALVLDQDFRGRRWVRVAIIIPWAVPIVIQGMIFFLLFQPNIGFLVDPLQQWGIFTQTPLSNSVDSLIILIVADVWKTSAFMALIILAGLQSVDRSLYDVGRVAGASKFQQFRMITLPLVLPSVLVAMLFRTIGAMRIYGLIETVVGCNTVPSLSCLVVTTFRGSRMYGTSAAVAFITAGLIGLVVSVYIVKYADTETGG; encoded by the coding sequence ATGGCAACATCTGAAGAGGGGATTCGGGACTCCGAACGGTCGGGCCCGTACGTCGCGGCAGTTCGGTGGATGGAGAACCTGAGCGACACCCAGTTCGCGTACCTGCTGTTGACGCCAGTGCTGTTGTTGCTCGGTCTCATCGCGTTTTGGCCGCTGTTGAGTACCTTCCGGATGTCGCTGTTCGCGGACAATCTGGTGGGGAGCGAGGCGCTCGGCGAGTTCGTCGGACTAGAGAACTACGTCGCACTGTTGACCGGTGAACGGGACGCGCTGTTGGTCCGGCCGTTTTTCGACCCGGCCACGCCGTTCCAGAGCGCGCTCACCGTGACGCTCATCTTCACGCTGGTCAGCGTCTTCTTCGAGACGCTGGTCGGGTTCGCACAGGCGCTGGTGCTGGACCAAGACTTCCGAGGTCGGCGGTGGGTTCGGGTTGCGATTATCATCCCGTGGGCGGTGCCAATCGTGATTCAGGGGATGATTTTCTTCCTGCTGTTCCAACCGAACATCGGCTTCCTCGTGGACCCGCTCCAGCAGTGGGGCATCTTCACCCAGACGCCGCTGTCGAACTCGGTGGATTCGCTCATCATCCTTATCGTCGCGGACGTGTGGAAGACTTCGGCGTTCATGGCGCTCATCATCCTCGCGGGACTCCAGAGCGTGGACCGAAGTCTCTACGACGTGGGTCGGGTCGCCGGGGCGTCGAAGTTCCAGCAGTTCCGGATGATAACCCTGCCGCTGGTCCTGCCGTCGGTGCTGGTGGCGATGCTGTTCCGGACCATCGGCGCGATGCGCATCTACGGTCTCATCGAGACCGTCGTCGGGTGTAACACCGTGCCGTCGCTGTCGTGTCTCGTGGTCACGACGTTCCGCGGGTCGCGGATGTACGGCACGTCCGCGGCCGTCGCGTTCATCACGGCGGGTCTCATCGGTCTGGTGGTCTCGGTGTACATCGTCAAGTACGCGGATACGGAGACAGGAGGCTAA
- the cyaB gene encoding class IV adenylate cyclase gives MYEVELKVPADHATVRERLAELGAEPVNEVTQVDTYYDAPHREFAETDEALRVRRESPTDSDSFAELTYKGPLVEAESKTRREVETEVEDGAAADDILASLGFDPAATVRKDRERFALDGYTVTLDAVDGLGEFVEVETEVEGEASVESAREKAFGVLRDLGLDPDDQIRTSYLGLLLEGDE, from the coding sequence ATGTACGAGGTCGAACTGAAGGTCCCGGCCGACCACGCCACCGTCCGCGAACGCCTCGCCGAACTCGGGGCCGAACCGGTGAACGAAGTCACGCAGGTAGACACCTACTACGACGCGCCCCACCGCGAGTTCGCCGAGACCGACGAGGCTCTGCGCGTCCGCCGGGAGAGTCCCACCGATAGCGACTCCTTCGCCGAACTTACTTACAAGGGGCCGCTCGTGGAAGCCGAGTCGAAGACCCGCCGCGAAGTCGAGACCGAAGTCGAGGACGGCGCGGCGGCCGACGACATCCTCGCGTCGCTCGGGTTCGACCCCGCCGCGACGGTCCGCAAGGACCGCGAGCGGTTCGCCCTCGACGGCTACACGGTCACGCTCGACGCGGTGGACGGACTCGGCGAGTTCGTGGAAGTCGAGACGGAAGTCGAGGGCGAGGCGTCGGTCGAGTCGGCCCGCGAGAAGGCGTTCGGAGTGTTGCGGGACCTCGGACTCGACCCCGACGACCAGATTCGGACCTCCTACCTCGGTCTGCTGTTGGAGGGCGACGAGTAG